Proteins from a genomic interval of Fusobacterium russii ATCC 25533:
- a CDS encoding transposase, which translates to RNYPKFEGFIKTALKTFKKYFEYIENSLSFSYSNGRIEGVIRKIKVLKNTAYGYRSFLNFKKRILICANL; encoded by the coding sequence AACGCAACTATCCTAAGTTTGAAGGATTTATTAAAACAGCTCTTAAAACATTTAAGAAATATTTTGAATATATTGAAAATTCTCTTTCTTTTTCATATTCAAATGGAAGGATTGAAGGAGTAATAAGGAAAATAAAAGTATTAAAAAATACTGCATATGGCTATAGAAGTTTTCTAAATTTTAAAAAAAGAATATTAATATGCGCTAATCTTTAA